One Synergistaceae bacterium genomic window, TTAAAGCCGGCCTCGTAAATCTTTTTACTCAATTCCTTTGCACGATCTTTTAACCTTTTTGAGATGTTGTCTTTTCGTATAAATTCATATAGACCATGCCTTATCTTTCGCGTATTGCATCTCTTCATGTTGAATTTGCAGGTAATGTTTGCATACGTGGAAGGATTTTATAACACGTATCGGGTACAGAAAAGATTTGAGTATCTAAGCCCCCAAAATGGCTCAAATATCCAAGCAGATATAATAAACAACTGGTCGCTTAACTTTCTTGCCGAAATTTTGTTGACAATCCCTCAGGTGTAGCTTTAGAACAGATGGAGAGATAGAAATGAAATATATTTATACGGCTGTGTTCAGCGAGAATAACGATGGCTATGTTGTGGAATTTCCAGATCTCCCCGGCTGTCACACCTGCGGCGATACGCTTAATCAGGCTGTGAACATGGCGCGCGATGCGCTATGTCTGTGGCTTTACGATATGGAAGAACGGAAGACGGAAATTCCGCCGGCCAGTTATCCAAATGCGCTCTCGACCAGTGCCGACGATTTCCTTCTGGCCATCTCGGTGGATACCGACGAATACCGCCGGTACTTTGAAAACAAGCTGGTGAAAAAAACGCTCACTATCCCCTCATGACTCAATGATGGAAAATTTTTTACTTCATTTCTTCTTTTACGCGCTTAAAGACAATTTCCTTACCTCCGGGTTCTCCTTCTTCGGAAATCAGCGTCAAGGCAAGGCGGTCTCCCTGGACGGCGTATCCGAAGGAGATGGTCACGTCATTCTGTTCGAAGAATCTCACCCCGATCAGACGGAGAATTTCCCCGTCCGTCTGCCACTTTGCGGTTTCGGTTTTGGTCCTGTCGCCCAGACTGTCTTCCATAAAGACTTCCCCATCGGCCCTGAACGTGATTCTTATTTTTTCGACAGGGGTGTATTCCTCGTCCACTTCCTCCCACGTCCCAAGCAGATACACGTCCGCCGCGGCGGAGAACGCGGGCGCGAGAATCAGAAGAACCAAAAACGCCGACGTTGCCCTCAACAATTTCCCCATCAAAACCATCACCTCCTGTTTCAGCCTCAAAATCGCATCGCTGCGGGCATTCATGGCCGTCGGTTACGGAACCGGTCGACACTTATCGAACCTCAGCTGCCCTTCATTATATTCCTAATATTCCTCCGGTCAGTAAATTGGAGTTGTATTATAAAAGACATCGGAAGCCGCAATCTGCAAAGAAAAGAGAAAATAACGCGATGAGTTGGATTGATATTTCGATGATTATTTTACTTTGCGCCGCCGCGTATTCGCGCAAATATTGGCTGTTTTTGGCAACCCTGGCCTTGTGTTGTTTGCTCACCGGCTGGGGGCAGGTGCTCGTGTGCGTCGTTGTGGCGTTCATTGCAGCCTCCGTCATGCTGGCGCTCGTAATTGCACATTTCACGCCTCCCAGGTCTGTGTTGTCGGCGCTGCGGATTTGCAGTTCCGAAGGATGGAGAGGGAAAAAAGTGATCGCGGCGAGCAAATTGCGCGAAAGCGGCGAAGGGTTCCCCTTACGCCCCGGCAGGTGGCTGCGCGTCAAAATTGACGAGGGGGAACAACCCGCGCTGATGTTCGCGCTGGACGATTCACCGGTTTCGATTGGGGACGAACTGGAAATTCTGCACGAGATTTGGGAACAATATGATGAAATCACGGCAGATGAACCGAGCGAGAAAGATCGTGAAAACGCGGAAAGGGCGGGCGCGAAAATGATCGCCCGCTTTGGTTTGCCGAGCAAAATTCCTCCGATCTCCGTTCCGCCCGCTGAAGGCGAACTGGAAAAGGACGGTCTCCACAGGCGGCCCGCCCTGATTTTCACCTATTTGGAGGTAGCGAAGAAAACCGAAACGTACTACGACCTTCCACCACAACACGGTTTACGATAAACCGGACAGGGGAATCGGGAGGAAAAAGCAGCCTGATATCAGCGGGCCTTTATTTTACGCGTGGCGCGTAAACCCGGGCGGCGTTGTTGTAAAAGACGTTTTCCAGATGGCGCTCAGGTATAAGCATGGTGATAAAATCAATATAATTTCGCATATTTGCCAGCGGCCAGTCCGTGCCATACATGAACTTGTCGTAGTCGTCCACATAGGCAATCCATGTTTTCAGCTGCTGAATATACCCCGCCTGTTCCTGTGTGAACACGGGCATGTCCAGATATCCGACCAGAAGGCCGGAGAGGTCGGCGACCACGTTTTCGTTTTTCTCAAGAACGGCCGCCGCATCCATCAGCCAGGGATTGCCGAAGTGGCACATGACGAACTGCACCTGCGGATAGAGGACGGCGACATCGTCCAGCTGGAGCGGGTGACTGTACTTCTGAAACGCTCGCGGATGAGCGGTCGTGCCGGTATGCACGGCCACAGGTTTTTGATACGTGGCGGCCAATTCGTAGAACGGAAAATAAATGGGGTCGTTCAGATTCAGCGGGCAGTATCCGGCATAGATTTTCAGACCGACACAGCGCGGAGAACGCAAATTTTCTTCGGCAAGCGCGATGGATTCGGGCAACACGTCGGGCTCAAGATTCTCCTTATGCAAACCGGCGCAGTAGCTCAGAAACGCCGGATAGTCGTCGAAACTGCCGGGCCGCAACCCACGATTGCCCATGACGACGGCATGGACGATGTCCAGCTCGGCGAACACGCCGGCGAGGTGGGATGCTGTGTATTCGTGGCGGGAAGCCTGTGCCAATTCCGTGAAATGCGGGATCTCCGGCGCGAAGTGAATGTGGGTGTCGATTTTTTTCATAGCGTCCGTTCCGCGATCTTACTGAGTTTGTGTGTCGGTTTCTGTTTCATCGTGAAATCTCCCTGCGTTCCCCTTCAAAATTCATTTTCAGACCAATACTATATCAAAAGGTGAGGTCAGTTACGGTATAAACCTGTCTGCAAGAATTAATACCAATTTGCTTTCAATCGAGCGTTAATGAAGAAGCTAATGTTTGAATATCATTGCTTTTAGCTATTCTAACTTTAGGCCTTTTACTTCAAATTGGTATAAATCCATAAAAGCCGTTAAAAAAGCAATCTCGTGAAGTCCGAGGCTTCTGGTCCGTAAGGTTCAACGTCCTTTGTCGGGTGTTTCGTCTCAGGGATGTTCACGTCAATACGCATTTTTCATCTCTGCTTTTCTGAGGCCGCGACCAGCTCTTTCGACGCCTTCTCGGTGACCGCGGCGACTCGGGCGTCGGTCGCCCGTATCAGGTCGGCGGGAGCCAATTCTACCTGCGCGCCGATTTTTCCGGCGCTGACGATCATTCTCTCCAATTTCAGACAGGAAGCGTCCAAAACGGTCGGGTAGCGCTTCTTCATCCCGACAGGAGAACACCCGCCCCGGATATAGCCCGTCACGGCGTTGATGTCGGTCACGGGAAGCATATCGATGGATTTGACGCCGACGGCTTTTGCCGCCAGTTTTAAATCGATTTTTTCCGCCCCCGGAACGACGAAGACGTAATATTCTCCGTCAGTTCCCTGCAAAATCAGAGTTTTGTAGATCATTTCCACAGGCCGTCCGATCTTCAGGGCCACGGAAACCCCGTCGAATTTTCCGTCCGACCCATCGTAGCTGTGGGAACTGTAGGCGATCCCCAGTTTGTCCAAAATACGGCTCACATTCGTTTTGTTTTTATTCGTTTCCGATTTGCCCATAATTCATCGCGGCGGAATTCAGAACGAGATGCGTTCGGGCTCTTCAAAGCCCGTGATGTCGAGGGAGTTCATTGCCGAAACCTCCAGTGTCGTAATTTTAACTCCATTATAAATGATCGACGGTCGTGATAAAGTATGAGCGGCGCCGGAACGTACTGACCCTTTTAAGGAAGTGGAATTGCATGAAAATAATACTTGAAACCGAGCGTTTGACGCTGCGGGAAATGACGATGGACAACCTGCCGGCGACGTGAGAAATCGTCGGAGACGCTGAAACGATGGCCGCCTGGGACGGCGCATGGAGCGAGGAGGATAACCTTGCCGGACTTCAAAAACAATTAAATCACTACGCTGAACATGGTTTCGGACGGTGGGCGGTCGTGTTGAAAGAAACAAATGTTGTTATCGGAATTTGCGGTTTACAGTATTGCGAAACTGACAGAGAGAATGTTCCGGAGATAGGCTATCTGTTTAATCGGCGTTACTGGCGCAAAGGCTATGCCACCGAAGCCGCTGTCGCTGTTCGAGAGTACGCCTTTCGTGTTCCTGGATTCAGCGAGGTGTTTTCGCTTGTCCGAGACACGAATCTCGCTTCCATGAACGTGGCCATACGCAGCGGAATGACCGTGAGAGGCCGGTTTGTAAAGCATTATAAGGGTGCAGATATGCCGCATTACGTGTTTTCTGTAAGGAGAGACGGCAGGGGCGACCCCAATACAGGCGTGAAGTATGCCATTGTGGATGTGCCCGCAGACAGCATGAAATCTACCTGTCCGACCCCGCCGTCTTCAGCCGTTCCGCCAAAAACGTGTTTCTCTTCGTGACTGTGTTGTTGCGGACGGCACAGCCAATGGCTTTTTTTGTCCCGACCAGAACCAGAGCTTTCTTCGCGCGGGTGATCCCCGTGTACAGCAGATTGCGCTGGAGCATAATGAAATGCTGCATGGTGAAAGGCATGACCACGATGGGATATTCGCTGCCCTGCGCCTTGTGGATGGTGGTGGCGTAGGCAAGGACAAGCTCGTCCAGCTCCGACACGTCATAGCCAACGGGCGTTTCGTCGAAGAGAACCGTGAGCTCCCTTTCCTCCGGATCGACTTTTTCAATGGTTCCGATGTCGCCGTTGAACACGCCTTTCTCGTAGTTGTTCCGGATTTGCATGACCTTATCGCCTGTTCGGTATTCCGTGCCGCCGCGCCGAAGGCTTTCCCCGTCGGGGTTGAGCTTTTCCTGAAGCATGGCGTTCAGAGCGGCCGCGCCGGTCGCGCTGCGCTGCATGGGCGTGAGAACCTGGACGCCGAGGACGGGATCGACGCGAAAATAACGGGGCAGACGTCGGGCGCACAGGTCGCCGATCAGTTCCGGTATCTTCTCCGGCTCGCTTTCCTCAATGAAAAAGAAATCCGTGCGCTTCCCTTTGTTGAGCTGCGGAAATTCTCCACGATTGACCCTGTGCGCGTTCATCACGATGTCGGAGGCCTGAGCCTGACGGTAGATCGTCTGAAGACGCACCACAGGAATGACGCCGGAACCGATCATGTCCAGAAGCACGTTTCCGGCCCCCACAGAGGGAAGCTGGTCCGCGTCTCCGACGAAGACGACGGTCATACAGTCCGGCACGGCTTTGAGCAGATTGTACATCAGGATGACGTCGATCATGCTGGACTCGTCCACGATGAGCGCGTGGCCCTCAAGCGGATTGTCCGCGTTTCTTTCGTAACCGGACAGGGGGTTATAGCCGAGCATCCGGTGAATCGTCTTTGCTTCCCTGCCGGTGGTTTCGGAAAGGCGCTTCGCCGCCCGGCCTGTGGGAGCGCAGAGCAGAATTTCACCGCCCAGAGCGGCAAAAGCGGCGATAATACCCTTTGTGGTGGTGGTCTTGCCTGTGCCCGGTCCTCCGGTCAGGATCATGACTTTCGACTGAAGCGCCAGCCGGATGGCTTCTTTCTGAACCTCATCGTAGACGATGCCGTTTTTCCCTTTTGCTTCAATTTGCGGAATATCGGCCCGGAACAGGGGCAGAGTCGCCATGATGCTCGCGATCCTTTGACTGACGCCCCGTTCGCTGTGGTAAAAGGGCATGAGATATATTTTGTCCGGTTCCTCCAGTTGAACGTCTCCTTCCGTCAGCATGTTTTCGACGGCGGAGCCGAGCCGCGCCTCGTCCGCTTCCAGCATGACGGACGCTTTTTCCAGCAGATCGGCGCGGGGCAGAAAACAATGCCCATCGTTGGACGCTTCGCTCAGGGTATACATCAACCCGCTTCGGAGCCTTGGGTACCCTTCTTTATCGAACCCCATTTTCATCGCTATCGTATCGGCTGTTCTGAAGCCGATGCCCCAAATATCGTCGGCCAGCTTATAGGGATTGTCTCTGACCGTCCGGATGCTTTCGGCGCCGTATGTTTTGAATATTTTCACCGCGTGCGCAGTGCTGACCTGATGTTCCTGGAGGAAAAGCATGACGTTTTTGATTTCTTTCTGCTCGTCCCATGCCTTTTTGATGAACGCTATGCGCTTCTCTCCTATGCCCTCCACCTCGATGAGCCTGTCCGGGGCTTGTTCGATCAGGTCGAGCGTGTTCACGCCGAACTTCTCCACGATTCGCCTGGCGAACTTCGGCCCGATGCCCCTGACGAGCCCGCTGCCCAGGTATCGCTCAATACCCGCGACGGTCGCCGGAAGTTTTTCCTCCCATGAGGACGCAGCAAACTGAAGGCCGTATTTGGAATCGGTTTTCCACTCGCCGGAGACCAGAAGCACCGACCCGACGTTTACCGCCGCCATGCAGCCGACCACGGGCACAAGGTCGCTGTGGCCCTTCGCCCGCACTTTCAGGACGGTAAACCCGTTTTGCTCGTTGGTGTAGGTTATACGCTCGACTATGCAACGAAGCTGATCCATCGCGCCTCCAAAAATGACCTCCGGAAACCCGCGTTTCCGTTTCCTCAGATCGGTATATGGGCAGTATACTATAGGAAGTTGCGCCCGAAATAAGGTGATGGAACCGGTGACCCTGCGGGAAACCATTAACTTTTATCCAAAACTGTTGACCGTCCGTTCTGCATTTTTTCGTTTTTCGTTTTTGTGGTATAGTTTTTCCAATGCCAGATTTTGAATAATAAAAATTATCGCATGAACGGCCAGAACCATTGATTTTTCTAAATCTAAATCCTAAATCCAATACGGAGATCGGTGAAGCATGAAAAATCCCAACGCGGGGAAGCGAAGAAAAAAACGGCTGTGGATGTGCGGAGCTCTCTGCGCCGTTGCCGCGGTTTTGTCCCTGTGGCTGTGGCTTCGGGAAAAGCCCTCCGATCCCGTCGTCCTGACCATGTGGCACAACCCAGGCAGTCAGGCCCGGCACGCCCTCAGCGAAGTGGCCGAGGAGTTCAACCGCACCCTGGGCAGAGAAAAGGGAATCACCCTCCTGGTCACCTCCATCGGAACCTCCCGGGTGCTCCACGAGAAGCTGGAGCTCATCGCCAACCGGGACCCGGGCGCTCCGGAGCCCCCCGACATCGCCATCGCCTATCCGAAAACCGCCATTCTGCTCGCCCGGAAGAACAGGCTGGCCGACCTCGCCCCGCATTTCACCGGGAAGGAGCTTGCCGCCTACGTTCCCCGTTTTCTGGAGGAAGGACGGATTTTGAACGGCGGGCTTTACGTGTTCCCCGTCAACAAATCCACCGAGGGGCTCATTGTGAACCGGACCCTTTTCGACCCCTTCGCCGAGGCGACGGGCGCGCGGATTGAGGACCTGGCCACGACGGAGGGCCTTCTCCGGCTGGCGCGGGAGTACCACCGGTGGACGGACGACCGGACTCCGACGCCGGGCGACGGTCAGATGTTCTTCATGTTCGACAGCCTTTTCAACTTCGCTCAGACGGCCTTCCAGCAGCTGGGAGAGGATTTTTTCGCGCCCTCGAAAGACGGGA contains:
- a CDS encoding type II toxin-antitoxin system HicB family antitoxin, encoding MKYIYTAVFSENNDGYVVEFPDLPGCHTCGDTLNQAVNMARDALCLWLYDMEERKTEIPPASYPNALSTSADDFLLAISVDTDEYRRYFENKLVKKTLTIPS
- a CDS encoding ATP-dependent RecD-like DNA helicase, yielding MDQLRCIVERITYTNEQNGFTVLKVRAKGHSDLVPVVGCMAAVNVGSVLLVSGEWKTDSKYGLQFAASSWEEKLPATVAGIERYLGSGLVRGIGPKFARRIVEKFGVNTLDLIEQAPDRLIEVEGIGEKRIAFIKKAWDEQKEIKNVMLFLQEHQVSTAHAVKIFKTYGAESIRTVRDNPYKLADDIWGIGFRTADTIAMKMGFDKEGYPRLRSGLMYTLSEASNDGHCFLPRADLLEKASVMLEADEARLGSAVENMLTEGDVQLEEPDKIYLMPFYHSERGVSQRIASIMATLPLFRADIPQIEAKGKNGIVYDEVQKEAIRLALQSKVMILTGGPGTGKTTTTKGIIAAFAALGGEILLCAPTGRAAKRLSETTGREAKTIHRMLGYNPLSGYERNADNPLEGHALIVDESSMIDVILMYNLLKAVPDCMTVVFVGDADQLPSVGAGNVLLDMIGSGVIPVVRLQTIYRQAQASDIVMNAHRVNRGEFPQLNKGKRTDFFFIEESEPEKIPELIGDLCARRLPRYFRVDPVLGVQVLTPMQRSATGAAALNAMLQEKLNPDGESLRRGGTEYRTGDKVMQIRNNYEKGVFNGDIGTIEKVDPEERELTVLFDETPVGYDVSELDELVLAYATTIHKAQGSEYPIVVMPFTMQHFIMLQRNLLYTGITRAKKALVLVGTKKAIGCAVRNNTVTKRNTFLAERLKTAGSDR
- a CDS encoding GNAT family N-acetyltransferase, with protein sequence MAAWDGAWSEEDNLAGLQKQLNHYAEHGFGRWAVVLKETNVVIGICGLQYCETDRENVPEIGYLFNRRYWRKGYATEAAVAVREYAFRVPGFSEVFSLVRDTNLASMNVAIRSGMTVRGRFVKHYKGADMPHYVFSVRRDGRGDPNTGVKYAIVDVPADSMKSTCPTPPSSAVPPKTCFSS
- the ybaK gene encoding Cys-tRNA(Pro) deacylase produces the protein MGKSETNKNKTNVSRILDKLGIAYSSHSYDGSDGKFDGVSVALKIGRPVEMIYKTLILQGTDGEYYVFVVPGAEKIDLKLAAKAVGVKSIDMLPVTDINAVTGYIRGGCSPVGMKKRYPTVLDASCLKLERMIVSAGKIGAQVELAPADLIRATDARVAAVTEKASKELVAASEKQR
- a CDS encoding amidohydrolase family protein is translated as MKKIDTHIHFAPEIPHFTELAQASRHEYTASHLAGVFAELDIVHAVVMGNRGLRPGSFDDYPAFLSYCAGLHKENLEPDVLPESIALAEENLRSPRCVGLKIYAGYCPLNLNDPIYFPFYELAATYQKPVAVHTGTTAHPRAFQKYSHPLQLDDVAVLYPQVQFVMCHFGNPWLMDAAAVLEKNENVVADLSGLLVGYLDMPVFTQEQAGYIQQLKTWIAYVDDYDKFMYGTDWPLANMRNYIDFITMLIPERHLENVFYNNAARVYAPRVK
- a CDS encoding extracellular solute-binding protein, producing the protein MKNPNAGKRRKKRLWMCGALCAVAAVLSLWLWLREKPSDPVVLTMWHNPGSQARHALSEVAEEFNRTLGREKGITLLVTSIGTSRVLHEKLELIANRDPGAPEPPDIAIAYPKTAILLARKNRLADLAPHFTGKELAAYVPRFLEEGRILNGGLYVFPVNKSTEGLIVNRTLFDPFAEATGARIEDLATTEGLLRLAREYHRWTDDRTPTPGDGQMFFMFDSLFNFAQTAFQQLGEDFFAPSKDGKVIGKINVDSPIFRKVWDAAYEPAVRGWAAIYEGYGTDLTKTGDLVCWTSSTAGITFLPTSMIYSDNTSVPVTFDLLPCPVFEGGRKTAIQRAGGFCLLKSTPEREKAAVIFLKWLTAPENNLNYLRDTGYLPVTAEAIRRAVVERSATAGAGNAVPLRDRFLDLMAVMEREYDFFIPPLLDDYERLERKYESLLRKSAQQSREKFLELRESMGPDEAFRAASEGAFANFTKALTGN
- a CDS encoding thermonuclease family protein, which gives rise to MRIDVNIPETKHPTKDVEPYGPEASDFTRLLF